One segment of Setaria viridis chromosome 4, Setaria_viridis_v4.0, whole genome shotgun sequence DNA contains the following:
- the LOC117853468 gene encoding uncharacterized protein yields the protein MATPWVLLYRAVSTELAAGAAAGAPDFTLPVAPPPGVAILAAGRSAHPDPNLLDGCPWIIAAAPDCLLAHFAVAPSIGLFFSDNPRDTHLVMARHFRRTADGQITASAERVPDRPVRPGLVPQLSSIFSVGLVPNADGSFTIAELQVHRGSDRATLISFHSGYHEWYDENVESPLPAEDRDRKWAPHGSVVLESTVWWFDLSWGIISCDMEGDYDALLFHRLPPNRALPAATPRMLDHRCITMSQGDLRYVEITCEAGAVAVHMWTMVFGQGGWEWEKTYSVSFEEIWNDDSYRATELPRRVPVLAAVCPSEPNLVYFTLKQRIFGVNMHGRRVVHEGPYNLVVNKGTLAPEAAAGRFLLPWHLPPGDTPGAAESAPED from the exons ATGGCGACGCCGTGGGTGCTCCTGTATCGCGCCGTCAGCacggagctcgccgccggcgcagcggcTGGCGCGCCAGACTTCACCCTcccggtcgcgccgccgcccggggtCGCCATCCTCGCCGCGGGCCGCAGCGCCCACCCCGACCCCAACCTCCTCGACGGGTGCCCCTGGATCATCGCCGCGGCGCCCGACTGCCTCCTCGCCCACTTCGCCGTCGCGCCCTCCATCGGGCTCTTTTTCAGCGACAACCCCCGAGACACCCACCTCGTCATGGCCCGCCACTTTCGACGAACGGCCGACGGCCAGATCACGGCATCCGCCGAGCGCGTCCCCGACCGCCCGGTCCGCCCCGGCCTCGTCCCCCAGCTCTCCAGCATCTTTAGCGTCGGCCTCGTCCCCAACGCTGACGGCAGCTTCACGATCGCCGAGCTCCAGGTTCACAGGGGCAGCGACCGCGCCACGCTCATCTCCTTCCACTCGGGCTACCACGAGTGGTACGACGAGAACGTGGAGTCCCCGTTGCCTGCAGAGGACCGGGACCGGAAGTGGGCTCCCCACGGCTCCGTCGTCCTCGAGTCCACGGTGTGGTGGTTCGACCTCTCTTGGGGGATCATCAGCTGCGACATGGAGGGGGACTACGATGCTTTGCTCTTCCACCGCCTCCCGCCGAACCGTGCCCTGCCCGCGGCGACGCCGCGCATGCTCGACCATCGCTGCATCACGATGAGCCAAGGCGACCTGCGGTACGTGGAGATCACCTGTGAGGCCGGTGCAGTGGCGGTGCACATGTGGACGATGGTCTTCGGTCAGGGAGGGTGGGAGTGGGAGAAGACCTACTCGGTGAGCTTCGAGGAGATCTGGAACGACGACAGCTACAGGGCGACCGAGCTGCCACGGAGGGTtcccgtgctcgccgccgtgtGCCCGTCCGAGCCCAACTTGGTCTACTTCACCCTGAAGCAGCGCATCTTCGGCGTCAATATGCACGGGCGCAGGGTTGTGCACGAAGGGCCCTATAATCTGGTGGTGAACAAAGGAACGCTGGCGCCCGAAGCCGCAGCCGGCCGCTTCCTCCTGCCTTGGCACCTGCCACCCGGGGATACCCCAGGTGCCGCAG AAAGTGCTCCAGAAGATTAG
- the LOC117852083 gene encoding uncharacterized protein, whose translation MPPRPDSDIHTRRGVTVSRRELRYVEIIPEGGGDCHDKEAATVSMWTRRIADTPAGWEWNKKYAVSFEEIWNDDTYEDTGLPRKVPVLSVVCPSNPDLVYFSLEQRLFGVDVPEHKVVEVADEPHGLVDVPWPAPESCRYAVHAWNLPPWSVPKLGV comes from the exons ATGCCCCCCCGGCCTGACTCCGACATCCACACCCGCCGAGGCGTCACGGTGAGCCGCCGCGAGCTGCGGTATGTCGAGATCATCCctgagggcggcggcgactgccACGACAAGGAAGCAGCGACGGTGTCCATGTGGACGCGGCGGATCGCTGACACTCCGGCTGGGTGGGAGTGGAACAAGAAGTACGCGGTGAGCTTCGAGGAGATCTGGAACGACGACACCTACGAGGACACCGGACTGCCGAGGAAGGTACCCGTGCTGTCGGTCGTGTGCCCGTCGAACCCCGATCTGGTCTACTTCTCCCTGGAGCAGCGCCTCTTCGGCGTCGACGTGCCAGAGCACAAAGTGGTGGAGGTCGCCGACGAGCCCCACGGGTTGGTGGACGTGCCTTGGCCGGCGCCTGAATCCTGCCGCTACGCTGTCCACGCTTGGAACCTGCCACCTTGGAGCGTTCCCAAATTGGGAGTG TAG